One Granulicella sp. 5B5 DNA window includes the following coding sequences:
- a CDS encoding DUF4142 domain-containing protein has product MRTNIPMTVIAAGCLALASVCAVAQDNQQEQDKKFVSAASEGGLAEVEFGKLAVEKAKNPNVKAFAEKMVRDHTMLNNKMKPVAEEMGVTPAEHMGVTDDAEYAKLKLLTGDEFDKSYVSEMVKDHHADLQAFQHEEQVAANPQLKSTVTAGEKVIAQHTRMADQLAQELGVTVNTTGM; this is encoded by the coding sequence ATGCGTACAAATATCCCGATGACGGTTATCGCTGCCGGATGCCTTGCGCTCGCAAGCGTCTGTGCCGTTGCGCAGGACAACCAGCAGGAGCAGGACAAGAAGTTCGTCAGCGCAGCCTCCGAGGGCGGGCTTGCTGAGGTGGAGTTCGGCAAGCTTGCGGTAGAGAAGGCGAAGAACCCCAATGTGAAGGCCTTCGCAGAGAAGATGGTGCGCGACCATACCATGCTGAACAACAAGATGAAGCCTGTAGCCGAAGAGATGGGCGTGACGCCAGCCGAGCACATGGGCGTTACCGACGACGCCGAGTACGCCAAACTGAAGCTGCTTACCGGCGACGAGTTCGACAAGAGCTACGTCTCCGAGATGGTGAAGGACCACCATGCCGATCTGCAGGCCTTCCAGCATGAGGAGCAGGTTGCCGCGAATCCGCAGTTGAAGAGCACCGTGACGGCTGGCGAGAAGGTCATCGCACAGCATACGCGGATGGCCGACCAGCTTGCGCAGGAGCTGGGTGTGACCGTCAACACCACGGGAATGTAG
- a CDS encoding S9 family peptidase, whose translation MKPTTLTPPIAEREPSTLPIHNTALHDDYAWLREKGAPRVTAYLEAENAYTAAMMDGTEALQQTLYDEILSHIKEDDVSVPYRDGAWEYLTRTDKGKQYARYLRKAADVPDASEIIILDVNQLAEGQPFMSVGALGISPDGRLLAYTTDNTGFRQYTLHVRDLETGVDLADTAERVGSIAWAADSKTLFYTTEDEQTKRQDRAFRLELGSSPVEVFHEQDERFNLGVGRTRDREYILLDIGSHTTSETWYMPSANARLDQFRLFAPRIDDEEYDIDHRNGSWFIRTNHEAEQFRLMVVPHGLEDGEGREFWLEVLPEVPASPLEDFDLFQNFLVASYRERGLPVLRVYDFNSRDLLENPRDIAFPDPAYEAGSEINRDFNATTFRYGYQSLVRPGSVYRYDVATGESTLLKQQEVPGGFDVANYAAERLWFATHDGTQVPVSLVYRKDKFAKDAKSPLYVYGYGSYGYPLPLGFSASRLALLDRGVVVAFAHIRGGGELGDPWHDAGKMMVKRNTFTDFIEATEFLLHEGYGDPKRVAIEGGSAGGLLMGAVVNFAIEQGKPELFHVVLSHVPFVDVMNTMLDASLPLTVAEYEEWGNPNEADAFAYMRSYSPYDNLQRAPYPAMLVKTSLNDSQVMYWEPAKYVAKLRTLKTNDTPLLLHINMDAGHGGASGRYDYLKEIAFDDAFLLRELGVEKV comes from the coding sequence ATGAAACCAACAACGCTGACCCCGCCGATCGCTGAACGAGAGCCAAGCACCCTGCCCATTCACAACACCGCACTGCACGACGACTACGCGTGGCTGCGCGAAAAGGGCGCTCCACGTGTGACCGCCTACCTGGAGGCCGAGAACGCCTACACTGCCGCGATGATGGACGGCACAGAGGCGCTGCAGCAGACGCTGTACGACGAGATTCTCTCGCACATCAAGGAAGACGATGTGTCGGTTCCCTACCGCGACGGCGCATGGGAGTACCTGACGCGCACCGACAAGGGCAAGCAGTACGCGCGCTACCTCCGCAAGGCTGCAGATGTGCCCGACGCGTCTGAGATCATCATCCTCGACGTAAACCAACTGGCAGAAGGACAGCCGTTCATGAGCGTAGGCGCGCTGGGCATCAGCCCGGACGGACGCCTGCTCGCCTACACCACCGACAACACCGGCTTCCGCCAGTACACGCTGCACGTGCGCGACCTCGAAACCGGTGTGGACCTTGCCGACACCGCCGAGCGCGTCGGCTCCATCGCATGGGCAGCCGACTCGAAGACGCTCTTCTACACGACCGAAGACGAGCAGACAAAACGCCAGGACCGCGCGTTTCGGCTGGAGCTAGGCAGCTCACCCGTCGAGGTGTTTCACGAACAGGACGAGCGCTTCAACCTCGGCGTTGGCCGCACGCGCGACCGCGAGTATATCCTGCTCGACATCGGCAGCCACACCACGAGCGAGACCTGGTATATGCCATCCGCGAATGCCCGGCTCGACCAGTTCCGGCTCTTCGCGCCGCGCATCGACGACGAAGAGTACGACATTGACCATCGCAATGGCTCGTGGTTCATCCGCACCAACCACGAGGCCGAACAGTTTCGTCTGATGGTTGTGCCGCATGGCCTTGAAGACGGCGAAGGCCGGGAGTTTTGGCTGGAGGTTCTACCCGAGGTCCCGGCCTCTCCGCTTGAGGACTTTGATCTCTTCCAAAACTTTCTTGTCGCCAGCTACCGCGAACGCGGCCTGCCAGTGCTGCGAGTGTATGACTTCAACAGCCGCGACCTGCTTGAAAATCCTCGTGACATCGCCTTCCCGGACCCAGCCTACGAGGCCGGCTCCGAGATCAACCGCGACTTCAACGCGACGACCTTCCGCTATGGCTATCAGTCGCTCGTGCGGCCCGGTTCGGTCTATCGCTACGATGTCGCTACCGGCGAGTCCACGCTGCTGAAGCAGCAGGAGGTGCCCGGCGGCTTCGATGTAGCGAACTACGCTGCCGAGCGCCTGTGGTTCGCCACGCACGACGGCACACAGGTGCCGGTGTCGCTCGTCTATCGTAAGGACAAGTTTGCGAAGGATGCGAAGTCACCACTCTACGTCTATGGCTACGGTAGCTACGGTTATCCGCTGCCGCTCGGCTTCAGCGCGTCGCGCCTTGCGCTGCTCGACCGCGGCGTCGTCGTGGCCTTCGCGCACATCCGCGGCGGTGGTGAGCTTGGTGACCCGTGGCACGATGCCGGCAAGATGATGGTGAAGCGCAACACGTTTACCGACTTCATCGAAGCCACCGAGTTCCTGCTGCACGAAGGCTACGGCGACCCCAAACGCGTCGCCATCGAAGGCGGCAGCGCGGGCGGCCTGCTGATGGGCGCCGTCGTAAACTTTGCCATCGAGCAGGGTAAGCCCGAGCTCTTCCATGTAGTGCTCTCGCACGTCCCGTTTGTCGACGTGATGAACACCATGCTCGACGCCTCGTTGCCGCTGACCGTGGCCGAATACGAAGAGTGGGGCAACCCTAACGAGGCTGACGCTTTTGCTTACATGCGCAGCTACTCACCGTATGACAACCTGCAGCGCGCGCCCTATCCGGCCATGCTGGTGAAGACGAGCCTCAACGACTCGCAGGTGATGTACTGGGAGCCCGCGAAGTATGTGGCGAAGCTGCGCA